CAGGAAAGGCCAAGATGGCCGACCTCTGTGTTAGCGGGTCAGAGTGCCCCCCTCAAAGGTGGACCAACCAGCCAGATGTCACATGCTGTTGTGCTGTGGTCTCTTAGAGAAGACTTGGTGTTTTCTGGTTGTCTTTTGCCATTGGAGATGAGGATGTTTGTGTTCTCAGAGTGAGGTGATTTGATAGTGGGGTGTTGCTGATGAAGTGTTGAACTGGTGGGGCGTTTGTGGGAACATTTGGAGTGTGGACCAAAATACCATAAAAAGATCAGGCTCCTGGTCATCCAGGTTCTAGTGACGGACCTGATTTAGGTATATAATGCTGTATGAAGGAGTTAATAAAATATTTCTTAAACATTGTGGGTATGCTGTTAAGAGGTCTGTGTTTATTTGCCTTTTGGCGGAAATCTTTTTCTGTTCAGATATTGTGCAAAGGGACTGGAGAAACAAAGGAACTTACTCTGCATCCAAAAGGGCCTCTGTTCAAATAAATACAGCATATACAAATACAACTTCCCAGTGTTGAGTGGGTTGTCCACTAGGTGCTGTCTGGCTGCGGAGGCTGCTGTACTTAAAGGAGGGTTAGGTGTTGGGCAGGTTTGTTTGACAGGGTGGGTTTGTGATCTACTGAGGAGGACTAAGAAGAACCCAAAGGGAGTTTGCACACTgaaaacagaacattttggAGGACTTGTATTACACAGAACTGAATATTAACTGAATCTGCTGCATTGTACTCGCACAGGAATTAAAGGCATACGTTATCAGACATCCCtacagtgtgtgtctacatgcatGTGAGAGACTGTGACAGAATGCATATTTGAGGTTGGTGTGATGTGTGTCCACAGTTTGTGACAAGCCATGACAGGTCAGGGGGAGCCCAACAGCAGCTCCTCAAGGTAAAGTGGCTAGGTTACCATGGTGATGGGTACAGGGGTCACAGTGTGGGTGGAAGAGGTTCTGTGATTGGTGCTTGTGTTTGTCCTCCAATACACAGACCTGTCACTCTCTATTCACCTCTCTCGctcgaccccctcccccctcatctcctcttttGGAGGTCTTAATGACGACTGGCTGGTCCAGCAAATATAATATGTGAAAACACACTTCAGTCTTTCAGAGAAAgaacaaccagccagacacacaaTGACCAATCAGGCAAGGGCACAAAGAGCAGGCGGGATGTTTAAGCATCATCACTACAGTCACTGAATAGTAAAGTAATGTTTCACGTTGTGTATTTTAATGAGATGTTGGTGGTTGTAGtggatgaggtggggggggggggggggggggtgacaacatcatcacacacaacacctcttAAAGCTGTCCCAAAAACACCTGGCCCTTGAACTCTTCTCTACACAAATACGCTCTCACACAGGGGCCTGGGAACAGGATTTGGGTCACCCTCACCATCATAGTTCAATGGTAATGGGACAAAGACATCAATAACTTGTCACTAATTATGTACTTTAACCCTTAACTAGCAATAATCTGGATCTTAATCCAGCCTTGATGTTGTGCTGCAAGGGGGTAGGCGTTTGTAGTCCAAAGGTGGGGTGTGTTTGAGATTctgaggtgaaggtgtgtgagtCTTTGGGCAAACTCACCTGTGTGGGTCAAAGGTTATGGTGTGGAAAGCAAATGACCCAGCAGTCTCAATTTCTGGATTAAAACAACCTCCCAGCCCGATGGAAAATAGGGAGgcgagtgtgtaggtgtgtgtgcctctAAATGTTACCAAGCTGCACCTGTTATGAGTCTACTCCATTGCTTTTCCACAACAAGTGGACAGATATAATTACCTCCCAAGCCCCTCCCACActctcccagccagcccagTGCTGCCCAGGGGTTGGGGGTTTCGGTAACAAGTGCACCACATAGTATTCATGCAGCTTGTGTCAGCGAGCCACGGCCCACAGATATTTATACATGCCCAACAACTCACTGTGGAAAATATTCTGTAAATCTGAGTGGCTGCAAGGCTGGGCAGAGGTCGTTCACCAAAATACCCCCCAGGGCAGATAGCATCCGCTGGAGGGGCTATTAATAGCCCCAGTGTGTCTGGGCAGGGCTAAAAGTGGCATCAGGGGTAGTATTACTCTGCCACTTTGCCACATAGCAGGGCCTCAGCTGAGAATAAACAGCCTGAGCTTTATTAATAGTCCTCAGGGTTTATATTAGTCTTCTGACAGGCATGATCCTAGCTAGGCCATTTTTCTGCCATCCTAGACTTGCTATaggatgcacacacatactcttgcCATGCCCTCTCATTTGACACCTTGTCAAAGCATGAGTCTCTCCATGTATAAAGCCCCAGGCCTCAGAAGAATGGCTGagcgacaccacacacacactgggaaaaCATCATCTTTGATCAGCCCTAGGGGTAGGTTAATTtgaacacacttaacagcaCTCTGGACCACAATTATCCAACGCTCAGACCAATCTGTGGATcaaataaaagaatgataggCGTTTAGTGGAACATGTAGTCTATTTCTAAATGTTTTCTCTGTACTTTATGATATCTCCTtcaagagaggagatggggaggcttAAGATTCCTGGCCACGGGTGTCCACTCCTGTGTAGCTGGAAACTCTTTGGGTTCCACtgtcctgggggtggggggcacggTACACTAGGCCAGGAATAGAACCTCTGCCTCTATTTCTAACCCTTCTGCTTTTGTTCTGGGAGCAGCCCtgccaaccctccctccctggctccaGTCAGCCCAGCAGAATAAATATAAACACAGGCCTGTTTTGTGGAGTCACAGGAGCTAAAGTTAGCAAGCGGCACTGGGCGGAGTCAGGTGACATCATGGAGAATGGTGACAGCGGGTCAAGATCACGTCTACCACTGGGTTTGGAGCTTCCCGAGAAAGCATCCACGAGGAGCCAGTTGTGATCTAGTACATCTGATGTATATCTCACAGATTGATGCAGAAAACTGTATTCTTAGAAGCCAAGTAATTAGCTAATTAGCATCATTGCACCTCAATCGCAAtcaaaaatgtgtgtatgtgtatttccTTAAatatgtgtgaacgtgtgtcaGAGGTGAAGGATGGGTTGAGATTGGCTCCAGCCAGGATCTGCTGAGGAATGCGTCTACCATGTGTCCTCCATGTCAGTCTCCACTGGAATTCTCTCTGGGGCCGCACCTCCACAGGGAGCCTGACTGCAGAACTCCAATCTTGGGCAGGTGTGGGGAGTAAGGctctggctgtgtagaagtatGGGGAACAGGGACCTAGGTGTGGGTACGTCTGTCAGGGTTCTGGCTGTGAAGAAGGACTGAACtattatatttatgttttataGACAAGATTAGTGTGAATGAAACTCTCACATCAACATCTCCTCATacccccccgacccccacccCGGCTCCTTCATGTCTGTCAGACGGCAAAGTGGCTCCGACCTGCACGTGCCAGGGGTGCCTGGGGAAGATGCCAAGCATGGTCGGCATTCTGAATTGGGAAAAGTTGCGTTTCTCCTGGCCAGCGAGAGGATGGACAGACGGGCCGACAGTACAGGATCTGGGGAACTCTCAGCTGCTCCACTTGTGCTGAGCAACTGGAAAGAGTTgactccccctctgctcccacaatcacactcatacaaacacactcatacacacagaacCCAATTCCCCCCTCGTAACGCGTCAACTCCCTCCCCCTttgtacactctcacacacacacacatgccagctTTGGCATGGCGCCATGCAGGGCCTTCTGCTGGTCCCCTCCACCTGCTTATAAGCAGATATATCTAATAAGAATTTTCCATGCGCCATTACAGATGGGAAACATCACAGTTCTTATTTAGACTCGTAAAATCCCCCCACCCTTTACCCACACTCCCCACCAGCTGCCCTACAAACAGACATTTTAATCAGCTGAAGAAAAACGAGGGTGTGACTTAGCTGCCCCTGGGTCGACCTGGAGCTATGCCCGTCATAGGACtcccttgtacacacacacacaaacagatcaaTTTCATGTAGATGCTCCTTGTTTTCCACCAGGTTCCCTGTGTGTCCTTGCCGAAATTGTACAGAACTTAAATACCATGGATAAATTATGGGGTGGAGAGGGTTTAAAGAGTGAGAGATGTAACTGAGAGAGGAGTAACTACAGACAACCACAGGTCTGTACTCCCTAGTGCAGTATCAAGTGATGATAATGTTGAAAAGGGTTTTCTGACATTTGTCCCAGTCTGAGCAAGAATCTGCTTTTATTGGCTCCTacggtgtatgtgtctgtgtgtgtactattaGTAGCAGCACTAACTAGCCGGCTGAGTCAATCTCAACCCTGACATCTCCCCGGCTTCATTACAACACCAACAGACTGAATACATTCTTATTCAGGTACTCGtacaaaaatatgtatttattaaatCTCCCACAAACCGTTAGCAGTTATACACATTTTTACAAGGCACTGACAGTTCCGCTGTTGAACTGAAAGTCAATGGATAATATTCATTCAAGTATTTCTGTCAGCATGCAGCAAATACACCCACAATTCTGTGAAGTGAAACCCTCCACCAATCACATCAGCAGGTTGAGGAGGAAGTCCTTGTCATCTTCATGGCACCCAAACCACACAGTGTATGGTGGTGTATATTGTTAAATGCTATCCCTGATATGCTTGTCTCTATGTAGTCCCAGGATCACAGTTCAGTGTATACTGAGTCTTTGGTGGGGTTGGAGATGGTCTTGGAGCTACCTAGTCTGGAGTAAGTAGGATATAGTCAGCCCCGGTCAGGTTAGGTTAGGTTAGGATAGAGGATATGAAGGTAGATTAGGATAGACCAGGGTGGATCACGGAAGGCCAGAGTAGACCAGGGTGGACCAGGGTAGGACAGTGTAACCCAGAGTGGACCAGGGTTGGACAGTGTAGCCCAGGGTAGGACAGTGTAGACCAGGATGGACCAGGGTAGGACAGTGTAGCCCAGGGTGGACCAGGGTAGGACAGTGTAGCCCGGGGTGGACCAGGGTAGGACATAGTTGAGCAGAATAGACCAGGGTAGGTTATGGTTGAGTAGGGTAGACCAGCGTAAGCCAAGGTAGGACATAGTAGACCAGGGTAGGCATGGGCGGCCTTCCCTGCTCTACTATGTCATTGGTTCTCAAAGTGGGATCCGCCATAGCCGAGGCGTCCGCGAAATAATTTTCCATAAATGATAACATTGGAAAATTGTGCTGTATCATTTAAAAGTGACACATATATTATAATCTACAGATGGGGGCCATTTACAGAAATAAAACAAGCATATTGTGTCCAGTTAAGAGCACAAAGGGTATGCTGAATTGGTGTTACGATTATGGGGGGGTCCTTGGAAAATGTTCACCCCTGTAAGTGGTCCCTGGCCcccaaaaagtttgagaacccctgtACTATGGAACCCCAGTCAGTTGAGCAGGCAACCGGCCTCCTGGTGCCTGGCCAACAGAGAAATCCGGGAGAAAGTCTTGGAGCAGCTGCTGCACTGGTACTTCTTGACGTCTGAATGTGTTTGCAGATGGGCGCGTAGGTTGGAGCGGTCAGCGAAGGCTCggctgcagtgaggacaggagaAAGGCTTCTCACCTGCAACCACAAGCAGAAGGCCAGTCAGAACCACAAAGCTGACAGAGTAATAGAAGGCAGGAGAACACACAAGACCCCAGGTTAGACAGGTGTGCACGCAGTCTCACCTGTGTGAGTTCGTATGTGACCCTGAAGTAGCCAGGGTCTGGAGAAGGCCTTGCCACAGAGTCTGCAGAcgcagggcagtgtgtgtgtgcggatgtgCATCTTCAGGGCACCCAGACTGACGTACTCCTTGTCGCAGTACTTGCAGCTGAAGTACTTGTGGCACTGCCAGTCACAGTGCAGCTGTCGGTGCTTGGCCAGGCCTGAGAAGGTAAAGTAGGCCTTGTGGCAGTCATAGCACTCAAATCGCTCTTGTCCAACCCCAGGGAGGAAGCCCAGACCAGGGGCGAGAccaggggggaggctggggggtcgGCTAGGAGTAGGGGGATGACAAGGAGCAAGgagggtctggggtggagggagaaagttATGGTGTTCCAGAGATTTGAAAGGTTCTGTGGTTCCGTTGGGTTCTACAACAGAGTGTGAGTCACTGAGGGAGCCAGGGGCAGGAGACAGGGGGCTATCCTGCTCCGGGCTGCCCAGAGAGGAGGCACTATGCCTAGGGGGCTGACTAGCCACCACAGGGGGGTGTAtgtagcaggaggagcagcaagagcaggaggagagaagcccGGGAAAACCAGactggggatgaggaggagagttgGGGATGAGACAGGGTAACTCATGGAGGGACAAAATGGCCTGGACACCTGAAAAGGATGcatagacacatgcacacacacatacatacattaattaatttgggTGTGTGCAGAGGTAACCTAACAGACAAGACTTGGCCAGAAAAAAGGCAACATGTAAACTTTTCAGTAAACTTTCCATGTTCACATCGTTTAAATAGGGGAGGGTAATAGCCTGCATATTGATTTGGCTTAAACACGGTTTTGAGGCTGTAGGCTGTTTTATGTCTCTGCCACTCAAGTTATTTCTTTGAATGAAAACTCTCACATCACAAAGACCTACAGTTTTTCTACATTTCTGATGGTAATCTTGACAGTGGATCAATACGGGAGTCTAGCTCGCTTTAAAGGGCTGAATTGGAACAAAAACACAGATTGAAGGCAGCTTTGTGGATCCTGGGAGCCCCGGCCGGAGCTACATTAGCCTCTTGAAGGCGCTAAATGGGGTGCTTCAGATCCCATGAAGGAGGGGGAACAATACGCGCCTCTTTTGTCTGTCGGATTTTGCACCTGCTAAACTCGAACCGCTCGTCGTTTGAGTCCAAAGCAAGGTATCATGCACTTCACAAGTATTTACTTAACAGAAAAACAACTAGCCTAGCTATCAAGAGTAGGTCTGTGTAATTATATAATAAAGTAGTAGGTCTATAGAAAATATGATTCAGTCAATGATAAAAATGTGTCTTTAGTCTCACCTAAAATTAAAACATCAAACAAGGGCACACAGTTTACTTTAAACAACACCTGTAGCCAATAACTAGGAAAAAGTTTTTAATGTGTTTACTTCAGTAAAACTTGTTTCCTAAACAATTCCTAAAGAATATGACTTTTTCGAACAACGTGAATTTATAAATATAAGTTCAAACATGTACAGCTTTGAACcggtattaaaaaaaaatcttatacATTTATTATCAGTTTTAAAATACTTCAAAGAGTGACATACCATTTGTTTTGGAGTCCAGTTCCCCATAGTTTGGTTTCTTGTTTGTGAGGTATTTTTTAATCAAGAAGGACCGTGGCATCTTATTTTATAAGAATTATGAAATAGCGCTGACTGCAGGACATAACCGTGCGGACTCTTATCACTGGGAGCTCTCAGGAAGTTGCCGACCTGTGTAGTAAAACAGCGTTTAGTTATAGgggctgtctgtctctgaccGCACATTCTCTAGCGGCGTGGAGAGTCAGGTGCAGGGGGTCGCCGGGAATCTGCATACACACTGTCTAGCCAATCAGAGTGAA
The window above is part of the Osmerus mordax isolate fOsmMor3 chromosome 13, fOsmMor3.pri, whole genome shotgun sequence genome. Proteins encoded here:
- the snai3 gene encoding zinc finger protein SNAI3, with the protein product MPRSFLIKKYLTNKKPNYGELDSKTNGVQAILSLHELPCLIPNSPPHPQSGFPGLLSSCSCCSSCYIHPPVVASQPPRHSASSLGSPEQDSPLSPAPGSLSDSHSVVEPNGTTEPFKSLEHHNFLPPPQTLLAPCHPPTPSRPPSLPPGLAPGLGFLPGVGQERFECYDCHKAYFTFSGLAKHRQLHCDWQCHKYFSCKYCDKEYVSLGALKMHIRTHTLPCVCRLCGKAFSRPWLLQGHIRTHTGEKPFSCPHCSRAFADRSNLRAHLQTHSDVKKYQCSSCSKTFSRISLLARHQEAGCLLN